The Sylvia atricapilla isolate bSylAtr1 chromosome 5, bSylAtr1.pri, whole genome shotgun sequence genome includes a window with the following:
- the LOC136361844 gene encoding extracellular serine/threonine protein kinase FAM20C-like yields the protein MRCRLQTLLQRKFKISLLLFLLLALLVHLVMDFALPTTHRPCDCDTKASKAVSVLSGSPVPASLKKLSLRILQDFSGNNGSLEKSSQPQRAGLHLRAGEPEIQQQHEEGNAGWTKGSKLAALFEHPLYNIPVPEVTEKDKLFIINPMEKFSLHSSGSDEWVSSSKAETLLLTGKTAYDTYPTWLKFHIGINRYELYPRQDPLLPTLLQDLATQRIVSSVQKSGGTQLKLIMTFPNYGQALFKPMKQTRDQETPIDFFYFSDFERHNAEIAAFHLDRILDFRRIPPVSGRLVNITKEIRDITTDKKLAKTFFISPAGNVCFYGECSYYCSTEHALCGKPDRLEGSMAALLPDKTLAKRRSWRSPWRRSYHKSKKAEWELNPNYCAQVRETPPYDSGHRLLNLIDMTILDFLMGNMDRHHYETFEKFGNDTFLLHLDNGRGFGTHSRDEPSILAPLQQCCSIKKSTYLRLQLLATEPYRLSDVLREAMAADPLAPVLAEPHLQALDRRLGKVLVAVGHCLARAAHQEEVLVDDVGSWV from the exons ATGCGGTGCCGGCTGCAAACGCTTTTGCAGAGGAAATTTAAAATCAgccttctcctttttctgctcttggcCCTTCTTGTGCACCTGGTGATGGATTTTGCTCTCCCCACAACCCACAGGCCCTGCGACTGTGATACGAAAGCGTCAAAAGCTGTGAGTGTCTTGTCAGGCAGCCCCGTGCCAGCCAGCCTCAAAAAGCTGAGCCTGCGAATCCTTCAGGATTTCAGTGGAAACAACGGCTCCTTGGAGAAAAGTTCCCAGccacagagagcagggctgcactTGAGGGCTGGAGAGCCAGAGATCCAACAGCAGCATGAAGAGGGGAATGCAGGGTGGACCAAGGGATCAAAGCTGGCAGCACTCTTCGAGCATCCTCTTTACAACATCCCAGTTCCAGAGGTGACAGAGAAAGACAAGCTGTTTATCATCAACCCCATGGAGAAGTTCAGCCTGCACAGCAGCGGGAGTGATGAATG GGTCAGCAGCAGTAAAGCCGAGACGCTCCTCCTGACAGGGAAGACAGCCTATGATACCTACCCCACCTGGCTCAAATTCCACATCGGCATCAACCGCTATGAGCTGTACCCCCGCCAGGACCCCTTGTTGCCCACACTCCTCCAGGATTTGGCCACACAAAGGATTGTCAGTTCAG TCCAGAAGTCCGGTGGGACCCAGCTCAAGCTCATCATGACGTTCCCAAACTATGGGCAGGCCCTCTTCAAGCCCATGAA GCAGACCCGGGACCAGGAGACCCCCATTGATTTCTTCTACTTCTCAGACTTTGAACGGCACAATGCAGAGATTGCAGCCTTCCACCTGGACAG GATCCTGGATTTCCGGCGAATCCCCCCAGTTTCTGGCCGTTTGGTCAACATAACAAAGGAAATTCGGGATATCACCACAGACAAGAAATTGGCCAAGACTTTCTTCATCTCCCCAG CGGGTAACGTCTGCTTCTACGGGGAGTGCTCCTACTACTGCTCCACCGAGCACGCCCTCTGTGGCAAACCGGACCGGCTGGAGGGCTCCatggctgccctgctccctgacAAGACCCTGGCCAAGCGCCGCTCCTGGCGCAGCCCCTGGCGCCGCTCCTACCACAAGAGCAAGAAGGCTGA GTGGGAGCTGAACCCTAACTACTGTGCTCAGGTGCGAGAGACACCACCCTATGACAGCGGCCATCGTCTCCTCAACCTCATCGACATGACGATCCTCGATTTCCTCATGG GCAATATGGATCGGCACCACTATGAGACCTTTGAGAAATTTGGGAATGACACTTTCCTGCTCCACCTGGACAATGGTCGCGG TTTCGGCACACACTCGCGTGATGAACCGTCCATCCTGGCCCCTCTCCAGCAATGCTGCAG CATCAAGAAGTCCACTTACCTGCGGCTGCAACTGCTGGCCACTGAACCCTACCGCCTGAGCGATGTGCTGCGAGAGGCCATGGCTGCAGATCCACTGGCCCCTGTCCTGGCTGAGCCCCACCTGCAGGCACTGGACCGGCGCCTGGGGaaggtgctggtggcagtgggaCACTGCCTGGCTAGAGCAGCCCACCAGGAagaggtgctggtggatgaTGTGGGGTCATGGGTGTGA